A genome region from Setaria italica strain Yugu1 chromosome III, Setaria_italica_v2.0, whole genome shotgun sequence includes the following:
- the LOC101759841 gene encoding noroxomaritidine synthase — MTLQAMALPYLQELVISTLLVVSLCMYIKFWRLRNPLYPMDWPVVGMLPSIVANLHNFHDVLTVFLATNGCNFKARGPVASGMRFFVTAEPANVRHIFTSNHANYPKGEDFAEIFDIISGTLFTIDGEAVRQQRAMFQNIFSNPRLLALMASCCRDKVVNGLLPFLTRMGSTRTTFDMQDLITRLVFDLTATPIFGVDPGCLSISMPSIHVATAMDTFMEVGLFRHTIPACFWKVMRRLNIGPERKLAMAQTVMHAFIREMTEKSKARCTDILDDVLAMDIISANPSVGRDDVLLRNVLIAHMIAGRDTVGTTLPWVFYNLARNPRVVSCIRKELAPIASLKATALASNSISSMVVFDPKETEHLVYLQAALLESLRLYPPGPIERKVVLADDVLPSGHQLCSGETILISIYAMGRMESLWGKDCHVYRPERWLSEDGAKLRYVPSNKFMAFNTGPRMCLGKDIAIAQMKTIVAAVVWNFDMEVLEGQSIEPKLSCILQLKNGLMMMVKQRE, encoded by the coding sequence ATGACATTGCAAGCAATGGCGTTGCCCTACTTGCAAGAACTAGTCATCTCCACACTTCTCGTTGTATCATTGTGCATGTACATTAAGTTCTGGAGGCTGAGAAACCCGTTGTACCCCATGGACTGGCCGGTTGTGGGCATGCTCCCTTCCATCGTTGCCAATCTCCACAACTTCCACGACGTACTCACTGTCTTCCTTGCCACCAACGGGTGTAACTTCAAGGCGCGAGGGCCGGTAGCAAGTGGCATGCGGTTCTTCGTCACCGCTGAACCGGCAAACGTCCGGCACATCTTCACCTCCAACCATGCAAACTACCCCAAGGGCGAGGATTTTGCTGAAATCTTCGACATCATTAGCGGCACCCTCTTCACCATTGATGGTGAGGCCGTCCGCCAGCAGAGAGCCATGTTCCAGAACATCTTCAGCAATCCACGGTTACTTGCCTTGATGGCAAGTTGCTGCCGTGACAAGGTGGTGAACGGACTCCTCCCGTTCTTGACCCGCATGGGGAGCACCAGGACAACGTTCGACATGCAGGATTTGATCACAAGGTTGGTGTTCGACCTTACTGCCACGCCGATCTTCGGTGTCGACCCGGGTTGCCTGTCCATCAGCATGCCGTCTATCCATGTTGCAACCGCCATGGACACGTTCATGGAGGTCGGCTTATTCCGGCACACCATACCGGCTTGTTTCTGGAAGGTGATGAGACGGCTAAACATCGGTCCAGAGAGGAAGCTGGCCATGGCGCAAACAGTGATGCATGCTTTCATCAGGGAGATGACTGAGAAGTCGAAAGCCAGGTGCACCGATATCCTTGATGATGTGTTGGCCATGGACATTATTTCTGCTAACCCATCAGTGGGCAGAGACGATGTCCTACTACGTAATGTACTCATCGCTCacatgatcgccgggcgggacaCGGTTGGTACCACGCTACCGTGGGTATTCTACAACCTCGCCAGGAACCCCCGTGTGGTCTCTTGCATCCGCAAGGAACTGGCACCCATCGCATCACTCAAGGCCACTGCTCTCGCCTCCAATAGCATCAGCAGTATGGTCGTCTTTGATCCAAAGGAGACTGAACACCTAGTCTACCTTCAGGCAGCCTTATTGGAGTCGCTCAGGTTGTACCCACCAGGCCCGATCGAGCGCAAGGTGGTGCTAGCCGACGATGTGCTCCCAAGTGGTCACCAGTTGTGCTCCGGTGAAACCATCCTGATCTCCATCTATGCCATGGGTAGAATGGAATCCCTGTGGGGCAAGGATTGCCATGTGTACCGTCCGGAGAGGTGGCTGTCCGAGGACGGTGCTAAACTGCGTTACGTGCCGTCCAATAAATTCATGGCGTTTAACACAGGGCCGAGGATGTGCCTTGGCAAGGACATAGCAATTGCGCAGATGAAGACCATCGTTGCCGCGGTGGTGTGGAACTTTGATATGGAGGTGTTGGAAGGGCAGAGCATCGAGCCAAAGCTGTCGTGCATTCTTCAATTGAAGAACGGGCTCATGATGATGGTTAAGCAGAGAGAGTAA